A window of the Candidatus Berkelbacteria bacterium genome harbors these coding sequences:
- a CDS encoding type II toxin-antitoxin system HicB family antitoxin — MRKFSVPTTVRITLHQETDGTYWADSPDAVGCFTVGATIDETLLNMKDAVRTHFELPARAPVQLSPTLSAKLSLT; from the coding sequence ATGCGCAAGTTTTCAGTGCCAACCACCGTCCGAATCACACTCCACCAGGAAACCGACGGCACATACTGGGCCGATAGCCCTGATGCGGTGGGCTGTTTTACAGTTGGTGCAACTATCGACGAGACATTGTTGAACATGAAAGATGCGGTTCGCACCCACTTTGAATTACCAGCCCGCGCGCCTGTCCAGCTTTCACCCACGCTCTCGGCCAAACTCTCCCTCACATGA
- a CDS encoding type II toxin-antitoxin system HicA family toxin — translation MTERWPAFASTDLIRALRKLGFLVVPGGKGSHTKLVHPRHSGALTIPQSKSLGRGIRAALLKQIHAMGVDLSALKRSL, via the coding sequence ATGACTGAACGCTGGCCAGCATTTGCATCGACTGACCTCATCCGAGCCTTGCGAAAGCTCGGATTTCTGGTTGTGCCAGGTGGAAAGGGCAGCCACACCAAGCTGGTTCACCCCCGTCACTCCGGCGCACTGACGATTCCCCAATCCAAATCGCTTGGTAGGGGCATTCGGGCTGCCTTACTCAAACAGATCCACGCCATGGGCGTCGATCTTAGTGCACTGAAGCGCTCTCTCTAG
- a CDS encoding type II toxin-antitoxin system HicB family antitoxin, with protein MISPRRFNIVLTPEPEGGYTVTVPSLPGCVTYGKTVDEAHDMAADAITGYLASLRKHHEPLPSDQEPLISSLNLDRRVRK; from the coding sequence ATGATTTCACCTCGTCGATTTAATATTGTTCTCACGCCGGAGCCGGAGGGTGGCTACACAGTGACAGTGCCATCTCTGCCGGGTTGCGTAACTTACGGAAAAACAGTCGATGAGGCACATGATATGGCCGCCGATGCGATTACTGGCTATCTGGCCAGTCTCCGCAAACATCACGAGCCATTGCCAAGCGATCAAGAACCGCTGATTAGCTCGCTTAATCTTGATCGTCGAGTTCGAAAATGA
- a CDS encoding type II toxin-antitoxin system HicA family toxin, which translates to MPKLPRLTAKRVITLLLKHGFVLDHSTGSHQIFYHPTTHCRVTVPFHNRNLLIGTLYSILKQSGIPRDEFR; encoded by the coding sequence ATGCCAAAATTACCGCGCTTAACCGCGAAACGCGTCATTACTTTACTGCTCAAACATGGCTTTGTTTTGGATCACTCCACCGGCAGTCATCAGATTTTCTACCACCCAACAACTCACTGTCGCGTAACGGTACCGTTTCACAATCGAAATCTGCTCATTGGCACGCTCTACTCCATTTTGAAACAAAGCGGCATTCCACGAGATGAGTTTCGCTAA
- a CDS encoding S1 RNA-binding domain-containing protein: protein MSTLVQTMDSLAEELGEKLISIKQGITIKGIVVSVSRARIIVDLDGMALGLIPAREFSSLVSNIKIGDEISSYVLLAENDDGYAILSLRRADKERHLVSLQENYDAKMPVTILVKDTNRGGLVVEYGNIEGFLPVSQLASQHQPRGRKDDIRDALKTLIGKELSAKVITLDAKNNKIVFSEKAAGDSLAEERASQLKIGEEIEGAVTGIVDFGIFVNIGELEGLVHISEISWDRVDNLDRLYKVGDKVRVQVISIEGGRVSLSVKRLVLDPWQSAIKEFVPGQAITGTVVRISPFGAFIEIAKDVVGLMHISEFGVSVDEGLAGKVKAGDADTFQILSIDTNSRKVSLAYPEDRRPPAAKKAAEDRKLEKAVKKPELVAA from the coding sequence ATGTCTACACTTGTTCAAACCATGGATAGCTTGGCAGAGGAGTTGGGCGAAAAACTTATTTCGATCAAACAGGGCATCACAATCAAAGGTATTGTCGTTTCCGTTTCTCGCGCACGCATCATCGTTGATCTCGATGGCATGGCGTTGGGACTTATTCCGGCGCGGGAATTTTCATCACTTGTCTCGAATATTAAAATTGGCGATGAAATTTCGTCCTACGTTCTCTTGGCTGAAAACGACGACGGGTACGCCATCCTCTCTTTGCGTCGAGCCGATAAAGAGCGACATCTCGTTTCACTCCAAGAAAACTACGACGCCAAAATGCCAGTCACAATTTTAGTTAAAGACACCAATCGCGGCGGACTTGTTGTTGAATATGGCAACATAGAAGGTTTTTTGCCTGTTTCCCAGCTTGCCTCCCAGCATCAGCCGCGTGGGCGCAAAGATGATATTCGTGACGCTCTCAAAACCTTGATTGGCAAGGAGCTCTCGGCTAAAGTCATTACCCTCGATGCAAAAAATAACAAGATTGTGTTTTCTGAAAAGGCGGCCGGTGATAGTCTGGCCGAGGAGCGAGCGAGTCAGTTGAAAATAGGTGAGGAAATCGAAGGCGCTGTTACTGGCATCGTTGATTTTGGCATCTTTGTCAATATTGGCGAGCTGGAAGGGCTTGTGCATATCTCGGAAATTTCCTGGGATCGAGTCGATAATCTCGATCGTCTCTACAAGGTTGGCGATAAGGTACGAGTGCAAGTCATTAGTATTGAGGGCGGCCGAGTCTCTCTTTCAGTGAAACGCTTGGTACTTGATCCATGGCAGAGCGCGATTAAAGAATTTGTCCCGGGACAAGCTATTACCGGAACGGTCGTGAGAATTTCGCCGTTTGGCGCGTTTATTGAGATCGCCAAAGATGTAGTTGGCTTAATGCACATCTCTGAATTTGGCGTAAGTGTTGACGAGGGGCTGGCAGGCAAGGTGAAGGCCGGTGATGCTGATACTTTTCAAATTTTATCGATTGATACTAACTCACGCAAAGTGAGCTTGGCTTATCCTGAAGATCGTCGCCCGCCCGCCGCTAAAAAAGCCGCCGAGGATCGAAAACTCGAAAAAGCGGTTAAAAAGCCTGAACTCGTCGCGGCTTGA
- the secG gene encoding preprotein translocase subunit SecG, whose amino-acid sequence MNPLILNSLQIILSFLLIASILLQHRGTGLGGAFGGTSNVYRSKRGVEKVLFNASIIFAILFVTVAILNITLR is encoded by the coding sequence ATGAATCCCCTCATTCTCAATAGCCTGCAAATTATTCTTTCTTTTCTTCTAATCGCTTCGATTTTACTTCAGCATCGAGGCACTGGTTTGGGCGGCGCCTTCGGTGGAACAAGTAATGTCTATCGAAGTAAGCGGGGAGTTGAAAAAGTGCTTTTTAACGCCAGCATTATTTTTGCGATCCTTTTTGTGACCGTCGCAATTTTGAATATCACTTTGCGCTGA
- a CDS encoding rRNA pseudouridine synthase has translation MRLNKFLSSSGIAARRKADELIQAGRVAVNGKIVTQLGTLIHAEREIIAVDGETVMPDQKRVVYALYKPRGLIITDVNSLVPGEPRVFSVGRLDQESEGLVLVTNDGELAFRLTHPRFEHKKIYQAWVPVPNRYDLSELESKLKRPHRLANRASQFDRVKYLGRDEIGLIFELEVHEGRKHLVRRLLDCAGLATLRLKRIQHGPISLGQLKPGEFRVLKPEEFVK, from the coding sequence GTGAGGCTCAATAAATTTTTATCTTCGTCGGGGATTGCGGCACGGCGCAAGGCCGATGAACTTATTCAAGCTGGACGAGTAGCGGTAAATGGGAAAATTGTTACCCAGCTTGGCACTCTAATTCATGCAGAGCGTGAAATTATTGCCGTCGACGGGGAAACAGTAATGCCAGACCAGAAACGGGTAGTGTATGCGCTCTATAAACCGCGTGGCCTTATCATTACCGATGTAAACTCGCTTGTTCCAGGCGAGCCGAGAGTTTTTTCAGTCGGACGCCTCGATCAGGAGAGCGAGGGCCTTGTGCTGGTCACCAATGATGGCGAATTGGCCTTCCGACTCACTCATCCTCGCTTCGAACACAAAAAGATTTATCAAGCCTGGGTGCCAGTTCCGAATCGTTACGATCTTTCCGAATTAGAGAGCAAGCTCAAACGTCCTCATCGTCTTGCTAATCGAGCATCGCAATTTGATCGGGTAAAATATCTTGGTCGAGATGAGATAGGGTTAATCTTTGAACTTGAAGTACATGAGGGGAGAAAGCACTTGGTGCGCCGTCTACTTGATTGCGCCGGACTCGCAACTCTTCGCTTGAAGCGGATTCAGCACGGTCCAATTTCTTTAGGACAATTGAAGCCAGGAGAATTTAGAGTTTTAAAACCCGAGGAATTCGTAAAGTGA
- a CDS encoding YifB family Mg chelatase-like AAA ATPase produces MLAVITSLALVGLEGELVQVEVDLTRGLPGLTLVGLPDKSVEEAKERVRSAIINSGQNFPVRHIIINLAPANLKKVGPAYDLSIALGILAADQQIKPLSDTSAFLGELSLNGAVRPITGVLALALSAKKRGLDTLYVPMDNSAEAASVKDLTIYAIRTLKELIAHLASQTLLNPVQATTFSQDQQQFSTDFGDIQGQEFAKRALEIAAAGGHNVLMSGPPGAGKTLLSNAFPSILPPMTEEEILEVTKIHSIAGVLPFGIGLLTTRPIRSPHHTASAISLIGGGAWPKPGEISLAHRGVLFMDELPEFPRSVLEVLRQPLEDGIITVSRAARSLTFPAKFILLAAQNPCPCGRAGTPECTCSSQELQRYQRKISGPFLDRIDMQFHVAPVERQALIKRNQGETSHRIRKRVAGARVRQQKRLSGTIACNAEMPAKIVQALCKIDNATEHLLIQALEHYKLSARAYHRILKLARTIADLEASKEIAGQHVTEALQYRVGFQEEYV; encoded by the coding sequence ATGCTTGCAGTTATTACATCCTTAGCTTTAGTTGGCCTGGAAGGAGAATTGGTTCAAGTTGAAGTCGATCTTACACGGGGCTTGCCCGGCTTGACACTTGTGGGCTTACCTGACAAATCGGTTGAGGAGGCCAAAGAACGTGTTCGAAGCGCGATTATCAATAGCGGTCAAAATTTCCCGGTCAGACATATCATTATCAATCTTGCGCCAGCCAATCTTAAGAAGGTCGGTCCGGCTTATGACTTGTCGATCGCCCTCGGCATTTTGGCGGCCGATCAGCAAATTAAGCCCTTGTCCGACACGAGCGCATTTTTGGGCGAGCTCTCTCTTAATGGCGCCGTGCGGCCAATCACTGGTGTTCTGGCTTTGGCTCTTTCGGCAAAAAAACGTGGACTCGATACACTCTATGTGCCGATGGATAATTCGGCCGAGGCCGCCTCGGTAAAAGATTTAACTATTTATGCCATACGGACACTAAAAGAGTTAATTGCTCACTTGGCCTCACAAACTTTGCTGAATCCGGTTCAAGCAACAACTTTTTCTCAAGATCAACAGCAGTTCTCAACCGATTTTGGAGATATTCAAGGCCAGGAATTTGCCAAACGCGCGCTCGAAATCGCCGCGGCTGGTGGCCACAATGTTCTCATGAGCGGTCCGCCTGGCGCCGGCAAGACTCTACTCTCAAACGCCTTCCCCTCAATTTTACCCCCAATGACTGAAGAAGAAATTCTCGAAGTGACAAAGATTCACAGTATCGCTGGCGTTCTGCCATTTGGGATTGGTTTACTGACGACTCGCCCAATCCGCTCACCGCACCATACCGCAAGCGCCATTTCTCTTATCGGCGGCGGCGCATGGCCAAAACCCGGAGAGATCTCACTAGCTCATAGAGGTGTTCTTTTTATGGATGAATTGCCTGAATTCCCGCGTTCGGTTTTAGAAGTTCTCCGTCAACCCTTAGAAGATGGCATTATTACGGTTTCTCGTGCCGCTCGATCGCTTACCTTCCCCGCTAAGTTTATCCTGCTCGCCGCCCAGAACCCATGTCCGTGCGGCCGAGCTGGAACACCGGAATGCACTTGTTCGTCTCAAGAACTTCAGCGCTACCAACGTAAAATCTCCGGTCCATTTTTGGATCGAATTGATATGCAATTTCATGTTGCACCCGTTGAGCGTCAGGCTTTAATTAAGCGCAATCAAGGTGAAACGTCTCACAGAATTCGTAAACGTGTGGCCGGCGCTCGAGTTCGTCAACAGAAACGCTTAAGTGGCACGATCGCCTGCAATGCTGAAATGCCTGCTAAAATTGTTCAGGCGCTCTGCAAAATAGATAACGCCACCGAACATCTTTTAATCCAAGCGCTTGAACACTACAAGCTTTCGGCGCGTGCCTACCATCGCATTTTAAAGTTGGCCCGAACGATTGCAGATTTGGAGGCAAGTAAAGAGATTGCAGGTCAACATGTGACCGAAGCTCTACAGTATAGAGTTGGCTTCCAGGAGGAATATGTCTAG